Sequence from the Equus caballus isolate H_3958 breed thoroughbred chromosome 6, TB-T2T, whole genome shotgun sequence genome:
TTGATTGAATTCCCTATTTTCTGGCAAGTATGCTGTCGTTATTCCCTTCATCACCAGTGTCCACTGAAAGCTGTGCCAGAAACTTCAGTGCTTTTTGCTTGTTACTAGGACTTTGTTGTGTGTAGTGATCAGAGGTGTGAGCAGAATGCCTGGATTCAGAGAAACAAGTGCCTTTCTTactctctctgtgctttagttttaGTGACTTGTGTtcctaaaatagaaaatagaggttataataataatacatagtGTGCAGTAGTATGAGGTCAGTGCCTGGAACATCGTTTTGTAGTGAATCTCCTTTTCATCTTTATGGGGACATTGCTATAATGTCATTAGAACAAGATGATAATAGGTGGTGATTTCTGGtaggaaatcaaaataaaatgacagatctAGGTactatgaaaatatttaactCTTTGAATTTTGTATATAGACATGTTCTGAAGTGATCACCGTGGACAATAACAGATTATGGCATTTAGATACTAacttaaaatgggagaaataatgtCTTCAGTGTGTTATATACCTACTAAAATActatattctttaaatatacaGTGAGGTATCCAAACTCTTTTAAACATATGGAAATATATTTGAATGACAGTACCAATATTCATGCTCTTCTCTCCCTGAGAAGAGTTTGATATAGCCCATTAATGAATTTGATATTTGGCCTGATTCTTGTCTTCTAATTTGGGAGCCTGATTTATTTAATTCTCCCTTCAGAGACTGTGTGCTAAGGAAGGAGAAATCTTCTCCATTGAGCAGTCGTTGTGCCCTTGCACATGTTCCTCGGCGTTCTGGATGCAAGGGAGATTTAGCCATAGTTGTTTTTCTCAAGAAACCATCATCTCTTCATCATTTCAATCGTATTAAAATCAGATGTTCTGGCAGAATTTATTCACACTCTTTGACcctgaattctatttttttttttttttttttttagagtttaatGTGTTTTAATAGCAAACTTACAGGAACAGCACAGAAGACAGACAACATTAAAAACATGTACTTGCATGTAGGACAACTCAGTTAGAAAAGTATAGTGAATGGATGGAATCTACTGTATGATAAAAATGCTACAAACACCATTTAGTTGCCGTCAATAAGAaatttacttgttttaaaaaaatccaaatgctgGCATTGTCCAGAAAAATTTACCAggtttatttataattgttataaagTTGAACTGCTGGAACTTGTTCACTGAAACACTTTGACTTGCATTAATGCTTTATGTCCCcgcatttatattaaaaattcacacacaaatgaaaatggaaaaacagccAATACCTGATTTCTGTCCCCTATTTTTCCACTTGCAATCATATACTTAGGTACCTTTTGACCCCATGGAAAAAAAATATCTAACGTTCAGAACTACCAATAACaggaagaagagattttttttttttaaagaatgaaatgttTCCCCTCATAGTGGACTCTTAAGCACGTTCTCCACGTATGCGGCGTGCTAGCTGGATGTCTTTTGGCATAATCGTTACACGTTTGGCATGGATAGCACACAGGTTGGTGTCTTCAAAAAGGCCAACCAGATAGGCCTCACTTGCCTCCTGCAAAGCACCAATAGCTGCGCTCTGGAAGCGCAGATCTGTTTTGAAGTCCTGAGCAATTTCTCGCACCAGACGCTGGAAGGGAAGTTTGCGAATCAGAAGTTCAGTGGACTTCTGATAACGTCTAATTTCACGGAGTGCCACAGTACCAGGCCTGTAACGATGAGGTTTCTTCACCCCTCCAGTAGAGGGCGCACTCTTGCGAGCGGCTTTTGTAGCCAGCTGCTTCCTCGGGGCTTTACCACCGGTCGATTTGCGGGCAGTCTGCTTTGTACGAGCCATGGTATAGAGACCTCCTTACTTACCCCCCTTCTCCTTCGGCTGGAGCTCGGCGGGCTGGAGGCGGCGCTGGCGTCGGAgagcgacggcggcgcggcggcggctgcgAACACAATTCGACCCTGAATTCTATTTATAGTActttataaatggaataaaaatgtgtGCAGAGATTTATATACAAGGtgttcattaaaatattaattataaaagcaataaaaaagattTGAATTTTGTTACATCCATTATGTTTTCCAGACTTTCTGTTAGAAACATGCTATtccttaaataattaaaattttatttaaaaaattctgctttGGTGGATTTGCATGAGAAGGTAGATAGAGGGTTAGGTCAGTTGTTAAATTCCATGATTCAGTAAAAGGAGTGGTAAAGTGTTCAGGTCTGTGTTGGAGCCTCAGTTCCACCGTTTATTGTATGTATGACTCTGGCAAGTTGGTTGTTTAAAATTCTAAACCTGTTttttcctatctataaaatgggcgtAATATTAGTATTTAAGAAGtctgttgtgatgattaaatgaaacaGTATATGTAACctaaaaaataaactaagaaatagctcagtaaatatttgcggCTCTTATTGGTCCTGTTTTCCTTATATTCATTCCCTCCTTAATGGCTTTTCTCTGCAGCCTCGCTCCAGTCAGTCTAAACCGGGAATGGCAGTGTTTGGTGTGGTCTCACAACTTCCATTGCTTTCTAACGAGCTGTCGAGAGGGTTTGAGAGGGTTGCCCAGCTCCGCAGGCTGTCTCCTCTTCCCTATGTCGGCTGGCCGGCCTTGAAGGAGGGGAGTAGCAGCGCCTGTGCTGGCTTAGCCATATCTTGCTGGAAGCCTTCTTGATCTCTCTATGCACATCTTCGCTCCTTGTCCTCTTTTGGGTTTCATGTCCTTTTTGTTCTTGCACCTTATTTTCATAGGAGtcttttagctcttttttttttttttttttttttttttacaatgtgtTGTTTCATAGCATATGTTAGTAGGGTAGTAATCCGGAGCTAGCCTGAGGCCCTTTTCAGCCCTGCTGCTTCAGGGCCTCTCATGAAACGCAAATGTAGCTGGTTTGTGAGGCTGACTGGGATAAGCCTCATTTAAAGAAGAGTAAGGTGTTGTGAGAACATTTTCTCCTCACTCACCCCGAGTAGAAAGCTCCTGTTATGTTTAGTACAAGGCAACCAAATGCAAAGAAACTTTTCCATAAGAGATTATGGTGTTCTTTTCGGGCAGGTGGATTCTGACTGGGGGaaaaatttgttttgttaaatGGCATAAATTTAAATTCATGGTGTTTAGGTATAAGTTACTATCTGAGGGCGTCCAGTAATTAACAGCCAGTAAATTGTAATTGGGG
This genomic interval carries:
- the LOC111774036 gene encoding histone H3.3A; amino-acid sequence: MARTKQTARKSTGGKAPRKQLATKAARKSAPSTGGVKKPHRYRPGTVALREIRRYQKSTELLIRKLPFQRLVREIAQDFKTDLRFQSAAIGALQEASEAYLVGLFEDTNLCAIHAKRVTIMPKDIQLARRIRGERA